In Nocardia sp. NBC_00403, one DNA window encodes the following:
- a CDS encoding acyl carrier protein, with the protein MAEIEIDTPLLDYGLDSVRSAELVIDLERAFSIEISDEEASTLHTARAVIDCVSAKTGQAAVRRAKVGA; encoded by the coding sequence GTGGCCGAGATCGAGATAGACACACCGTTGCTGGATTATGGCTTGGACTCGGTCCGCTCGGCCGAACTCGTGATCGATCTCGAGCGAGCCTTCAGCATCGAGATCTCCGACGAGGAGGCTTCGACGCTGCACACCGCACGCGCGGTGATCGACTGTGTGTCAGCGAAGACCGGGCAAGCAGCAGTCCGCCGCGCGAAAGTCGGAGCCTAG
- a CDS encoding PucR family transcriptional regulator — translation MSVDSSTWPSLTLAGQPMSSPLKDVRTLSRQMVGHFVENVIPCGTLPVDAISGDVTTITRTCLELAVSMLDGQGIPQKLQRLQDAAAGWAREGVPIDTIHHSIHEGFQMGLNLVVSNASIKDYDNLVDGAHMVVQMLDMITSAVSVAYVRELRAVVSEHHTAVHTLTSALLGGHSTSTMARECGIAIAESYVVVAAAIPAHRDEGNPALDRQVVARRKLRRVQAELATRCGNSALSLLSVDGGTILIPSATFDNEGLDTLVNLLSHAAQVGITATLVQATPEQIPNAADQAHELLDMVQRLQAVPGMYRFDELALEYQLTRPGPGREYLGSLLDPLDEHPELLETLQRHIGNNLNRQRTARVLHVHTNTVDYRLKRIGQLTGFDPSQPSGLWYLRSALVARTYRTT, via the coding sequence ATGTCCGTCGACAGTTCGACCTGGCCGAGTCTGACCTTGGCAGGTCAGCCGATGTCGTCCCCGCTGAAAGATGTCCGGACGCTATCGCGCCAGATGGTCGGTCACTTCGTGGAAAATGTCATCCCCTGCGGCACACTGCCGGTGGATGCCATCTCCGGTGACGTCACCACCATCACCAGGACCTGCCTCGAGCTCGCGGTCAGCATGCTCGACGGACAAGGCATCCCGCAGAAGCTGCAGCGGCTCCAGGACGCCGCCGCCGGATGGGCACGCGAGGGCGTGCCCATCGATACGATCCACCACTCCATCCACGAGGGCTTCCAGATGGGCCTCAACCTGGTGGTCTCCAACGCGTCCATCAAGGATTACGACAATTTGGTCGACGGCGCCCACATGGTGGTGCAAATGCTGGACATGATAACCTCGGCGGTCTCGGTCGCCTATGTCAGGGAACTGCGCGCGGTGGTCAGCGAACACCACACTGCCGTCCACACGCTCACCTCGGCACTGTTGGGCGGGCACAGCACCTCGACCATGGCGCGTGAATGCGGGATCGCCATCGCCGAGTCTTATGTCGTTGTCGCGGCGGCGATTCCGGCGCATCGCGACGAAGGCAACCCGGCCCTCGACCGTCAGGTCGTGGCCCGACGCAAACTCCGCCGAGTTCAGGCCGAGCTGGCGACCCGCTGCGGCAACAGCGCGCTGTCGCTGCTCAGCGTCGACGGCGGCACCATTCTCATTCCCTCGGCGACCTTCGACAACGAGGGCCTCGACACCCTGGTCAACCTGCTCTCACACGCCGCGCAGGTCGGCATCACCGCGACACTGGTGCAGGCCACCCCCGAACAGATCCCGAACGCCGCCGACCAAGCCCACGAATTGCTCGACATGGTGCAGCGCTTACAAGCGGTGCCCGGAATGTACCGATTCGACGAGCTGGCACTCGAATACCAGCTCACCCGCCCCGGTCCGGGACGCGAATACCTCGGCTCACTGCTCGATCCACTCGACGAGCACCCCGAACTACTGGAAACCCTGCAACGCCACATCGGCAACAACCTCAACCGCCAGCGCACCGCCCGAGTCCTGCACGTGCACACCAACACCGTGGACTATCGCCTCAAACGCATCGGCCAACTCACCGGCTTCGACCCCTCTCAACCCTCCGGCCTCTGGTACCTGCGTTCGGCCCTGGTCGCCCGCACCTACCGAACCACCTGA
- a CDS encoding TetR/AcrR family transcriptional regulator — MTRTEPVPRTSTDAPAEPGHRRRLLDGMAVAVRERGYRDSTVADVVRNARTSRRTFYEHFASKQDCFIALLSERNTETIQQIDAAVDPHAAWRTQVRQAIEAWIHFSQEDPTITLSWIRVVPALGEDARQLQRETGDAFVDLIQKLTSTTEFTVAGLHPPTRQVATILLGGFRELMATTVEDGGQIADIIDVAVESAIALIGHRL, encoded by the coding sequence GTGACACGTACCGAGCCCGTACCGCGCACTTCGACGGATGCCCCGGCCGAGCCGGGGCATCGGCGTCGCCTCCTCGACGGCATGGCTGTCGCAGTGCGCGAACGCGGTTATCGGGACTCGACTGTCGCCGACGTGGTACGCAACGCCCGTACCTCTCGCCGCACCTTCTACGAACATTTCGCCAGCAAACAGGACTGCTTCATTGCCCTGCTGAGCGAGCGGAACACCGAAACGATCCAGCAGATCGATGCCGCTGTGGACCCGCATGCGGCGTGGCGCACCCAGGTGCGTCAGGCCATCGAGGCGTGGATCCACTTCTCGCAGGAGGATCCCACGATCACGCTCAGCTGGATCCGCGTCGTCCCCGCTCTCGGCGAGGATGCCAGGCAACTGCAGCGAGAAACCGGCGACGCGTTCGTCGATCTGATCCAGAAGCTCACCAGCACAACAGAATTCACTGTCGCCGGCCTGCATCCACCCACCCGCCAAGTGGCAACGATCCTGCTCGGCGGCTTCCGCGAACTCATGGCGACGACCGTCGAGGACGGCGGCCAGATCGCCGACATCATCGACGTCGCCGTCGAATCCGCGATCGCGCTGATCGGTCACCGCTTATGA
- a CDS encoding acyl carrier protein: MNTRTPDNAGIPAADVEVRVRAVVAEVLWVSADDLDASTPLIDYGLDSPTAIELTIQLEQAFGIDIPEDAAAQLNTIGQIVHYVKDQS, from the coding sequence TTGAACACACGGACTCCCGACAATGCGGGAATCCCGGCGGCCGACGTCGAGGTGCGGGTGCGCGCCGTCGTCGCCGAGGTGCTGTGGGTCTCGGCGGACGATCTCGACGCGTCCACACCACTGATCGACTACGGCCTGGATTCCCCGACAGCCATCGAACTGACGATTCAGCTGGAGCAGGCGTTCGGGATCGATATTCCCGAAGATGCTGCGGCACAGTTGAACACGATCGGACAGATCGTGCACTACGTGAAGGACCAGTCATGA
- a CDS encoding class I SAM-dependent DNA methyltransferase, with protein sequence MSETRLTAGYFDDMYARESDPWGFTTRWYEQRKRALTMAALPKPHYRNAFEPGCSIGTLSAELTTRCDRLVCTDVVAQALDSAKARVERLPYSTRGTVEFRRWALGEEWVDERFDLIVFSEVCYYLDAASLRAVFDRAVEHLEPGGTVLCVHWRRKVPEYPMSGDQVHAIACTTRGLSTLAHYRDEDMSIDVFTAVDHEPTSVAQAEGIG encoded by the coding sequence ATGAGCGAGACACGCCTGACAGCAGGCTATTTCGACGACATGTACGCCCGCGAATCCGATCCGTGGGGGTTCACCACGCGCTGGTATGAACAGCGCAAGCGGGCACTGACCATGGCGGCACTACCGAAGCCGCACTACCGCAATGCATTCGAACCCGGCTGCTCGATAGGCACCCTCTCCGCCGAACTCACCACCCGTTGCGATCGACTGGTGTGCACCGATGTTGTGGCGCAGGCGCTCGATTCGGCCAAGGCCCGGGTCGAGCGCCTGCCCTACTCCACGCGAGGCACCGTCGAATTCCGCCGCTGGGCACTCGGCGAGGAATGGGTCGACGAGCGATTCGACCTGATCGTCTTCAGTGAGGTCTGCTATTACCTCGACGCCGCGAGCCTCCGTGCAGTGTTCGACCGCGCCGTCGAACACCTCGAACCCGGCGGCACTGTGCTGTGCGTGCACTGGCGACGAAAAGTGCCGGAGTACCCGATGTCCGGTGATCAGGTCCACGCGATCGCGTGCACTACTCGCGGCTTGTCGACGCTGGCGCACTACCGGGACGAGGACATGTCCATCGATGTCTTCACGGCGGTCGATCACGAGCCGACATCCGTCGCGCAGGCCGAAGGGATCGGGTGA
- a CDS encoding adenosine-specific kinase, whose protein sequence is MELTTVRIDKPDDLNVIIGQAHFIKTVEDLHEALVGIGPHLRFGLAFCEASGPRLVRHSGNEDDLVELATKNALAVGAGHSFIVFLREGYPVNVLNAVKHVPEVCGIFCATANPVEVLVAETELGRGIVGVVDGPPPLGIENADDQADRRQLLRQIGYKM, encoded by the coding sequence GTGGAGTTGACAACTGTGCGTATCGACAAACCGGACGATCTCAACGTCATCATCGGACAGGCCCACTTCATCAAGACCGTCGAGGACCTGCATGAGGCACTGGTCGGTATCGGCCCCCACCTGCGATTCGGCCTGGCATTCTGCGAGGCATCCGGGCCGCGTCTGGTCCGCCATTCCGGCAACGAGGACGACCTGGTCGAGCTCGCGACGAAGAACGCACTCGCCGTCGGAGCCGGACACTCGTTCATCGTCTTCCTCCGCGAGGGATACCCGGTCAATGTGCTCAATGCGGTCAAGCACGTCCCGGAAGTCTGCGGAATCTTCTGTGCGACAGCCAACCCCGTGGAAGTGCTGGTTGCCGAGACCGAGCTGGGGAGAGGAATCGTCGGCGTAGTCGACGGGCCCCCGCCGTTGGGCATAGAAAATGCCGACGACCAGGCAGACCGTAGACAGCTACTGCGCCAGATCGGCTACAAGATGTAG
- a CDS encoding PIG-L deacetylase family protein: MVAEPMIDLAVRGTPDDVWAPWRHRRRELSLVGWRHLVVVAPHPDDEILGAGGLITLARSTDVPVTVVTVTDGEASHPGSPTCSPTELADLRVQESRRAAAELGFGPPIRLRIGDGAVAAQQAAVTDALAEILTACGRTGAWCATTWRRDGHPDHEAVGRAAAAACAGTATRLLEFPVWMWHWATPEHPLVLVTRVRTLTLPEVVINAKSRAIAHFRSQTSALSDDPADQPILPPHLLDRFTGATETFFV; this comes from the coding sequence ATGGTTGCCGAGCCGATGATCGATCTTGCTGTTCGCGGTACTCCGGACGATGTCTGGGCGCCGTGGCGGCATCGTCGCCGTGAACTGTCCCTCGTCGGGTGGCGACACTTGGTTGTCGTTGCTCCGCATCCCGACGACGAGATACTCGGCGCCGGTGGTTTGATCACATTGGCGCGCTCGACCGATGTGCCGGTCACGGTGGTCACCGTGACCGACGGAGAAGCTTCACATCCCGGTTCGCCCACCTGTTCGCCGACCGAACTCGCCGATCTACGTGTCCAGGAATCTCGGCGTGCGGCAGCCGAACTGGGTTTCGGACCACCCATTCGGCTGCGAATCGGAGACGGCGCCGTAGCGGCACAGCAAGCGGCGGTGACCGATGCCCTCGCGGAGATCCTCACCGCATGTGGGCGCACCGGCGCCTGGTGTGCGACGACCTGGCGGCGTGATGGTCACCCCGACCACGAAGCCGTCGGCCGGGCCGCAGCCGCGGCGTGCGCCGGCACCGCGACCCGATTGCTCGAATTTCCGGTGTGGATGTGGCACTGGGCGACACCCGAACACCCCCTGGTCCTCGTGACCCGCGTGCGGACGTTGACGCTGCCGGAGGTCGTCATCAACGCCAAGTCGCGCGCGATCGCGCACTTCCGCAGCCAGACCAGCGCCCTGTCGGACGATCCCGCCGACCAACCGATCCTGCCGCCGCACCTGCTCGACCGCTTCACCGGCGCGACAGAAACGTTCTTCGTATGA
- a CDS encoding flavin reductase has product MHREATARHERDTTGEVAHDHPKPTAMLGRDQLSLAALFGTETGNDIGTFAYCDWHPGPAGLPILDAAAGWFCGRILERHDFGDHVGLLVAPRSRVRLAPATARYPSYDLDTKRRHRRAGRRRAG; this is encoded by the coding sequence ATGCATCGTGAGGCCACCGCGCGCCATGAGCGCGACACCACGGGCGAAGTAGCCCACGATCACCCGAAGCCGACGGCGATGCTCGGTCGCGACCAGCTCTCACTGGCGGCACTTTTCGGCACCGAAACCGGCAACGACATCGGCACGTTCGCCTACTGCGACTGGCATCCCGGCCCGGCCGGTCTGCCGATCCTGGATGCCGCAGCGGGCTGGTTCTGCGGACGGATCCTCGAACGCCACGACTTCGGCGACCACGTCGGGCTGCTGGTTGCCCCCCGAAGCCGGGTCCGCCTCGCCCCCGCTACAGCGAGGTATCCCAGCTACGACCTGGACACGAAGCGTAGACACCGACGTGCTGGCCGCCGGCGGGCTGGATGA
- a CDS encoding aminotransferase class III-fold pyridoxal phosphate-dependent enzyme — MFDDFARYNRPGLARLLRACHLDMIYPGAEGDWLIRADGSRILDLVGGFGAALFGHNHPALVRVATARLNQQSPFVSQGSVRPGAARLARRLSESVGTATDREYVVTFGATGAEAVEAAIRHAAVAHARSLTDLETELRRTLRRARRDGLHDVRPIVVAGADDAADDRRSVAQLLTDSLHEIEEMRRRGPIFVSLAGAFHGKTAGAFALTEQADTPPDLVVPGPERRRLDTWSPREVAAAFAGELRPVCRIGIDSGGRPVRSWMSISPIAAVFAEPIQGEGGVRVVPAETLRALRALADLHTAALVFDEIQSGMGRTGTFLASAPSGVVADYYLLSKSLGGGLVKISALLVDRAQSIGDFGRYHTSTFADDELSCAVADAALDLLRDNQIRISDAGARLRARLDAVASRWPRAVAGVRGRGLLQGIEFIPPEPESALLREICDPDMFGYMVAGYLLHAHDIRMLPTLSAPTTLRIQPSAFLAESEITRLATALDEVAALLHRGDLAPLLAHLSSPVTTNWPLPERASPSVRRTHEVARDWNAPTRVVFLANLPEAADLRRFAPELAEWSDIQFAALFERVRGVADPFELTRQIVTSPTGAQVEVCLIAVPISAEQIIECLRAGHRAWVRDLVLEAVEQAIELGATVIGLGGYTSIVTDASRDVVEDAVTVTSGNSLTAASAYEVVRAELARLEPGRRRVGILGALGNIGAVMAELLAPLADSVTLIGRTGSAKRLDRVAATLEGTVEVSEDLATLRDCHIVLTATNSAVPVVTAESLADDHRVLVVDLAVPGDVDPAVSDRPNITLVSGGRMALPLGQTPPFPETGLPGGVVYACMAETILLGFEPHTASPSYGGLSAAGVRAARDLAARHDVRPVLLPTGAPTVPHPASTPLPGPMYLGAADFTVEKAGGKAGTLHELIVAGFEVPPGFVVTADLDLAEVADEDLQRWVQAVGGFPVAARSSGVLEDLDDASFAGQYESFLDITDAATLRGYITQCRESVHNERVSAYLSRHGYREAGASVAVLVQRMIDARCAGVGFSIDALTGIEDHAVVECCNGLGERLVAGHVTPTRYTLRLFGGELVARDAGGEDVELASAAIAELAALMLAVQAHRHRPQDIEWAIDGAGKLWLLQARAITAISWRTDIDQFSDADLRDGGVSARVCTPMMFSLYDNAFQFSMQQFFERLRLADPNEEPDWMAMYYGRAYWNVSAVKKCFRRIPGFDEQHFDDDLGVLNEYGPEGPVRTPNNPKTIARALPVALAVQQSYRAQLDEVAAFAAEWPAKYAVWRDRVRELPHTDEATFVADLADCLLTFHAATERTYFTTIYNNSSVQTDFKQLLDKVDAASGGSTSVIDLMGGLADISHMQLQRGIVELHRVATDHGLDSAEWTTALDAFLDEQGFHADAELDLTSPRWSEAPERVRSMIATMLEHGTPPADPDVTLVDQRRRYEDELAAVRTRVRAKPITRLKHAKALDKQVDRMRRYLVARERMREFSSQCYAIVRAYVVESGVRLAAAATIEQADDVFQLSIHELTDLAAGRIDVATLAPQIAYRRAVYAGYRDLLPPHELGGGVTVGAIREIGDGDLTGLGCSPGIAEGTARVITSLADIDQLRAGDILVTRFTDPGWTPALGLVAAVVTEVGGMLSHAAVIGREYGIPAVLNVAGATSVVRSGQRIRVDGRAGVVSVLDREASTESAAAPGTGSAAHSTTSTAAQPGTATAAPRARVPVDEPTADATELPTAAVAIVPDAGTRAPKDTAPLAHPTRSRDEQLSARKRLICIAGGDGSGKTTQVARIAAEFEAQGQTVAAVTIWDAFLDPKVSSKLPWRGPAEIYGYLKLLSPLSRAHFLFHAMQLSFDLAAERGVDIMLANAYWYKYFATEVAHGGDPAVLRQLAAGFPEPDRTFYLAVSPQDALGRKQLRSDYESGYGDEAAFLTFQQRSHDALEALSEEFDWVRLDGTAAPADITEAVLAQLREDDR; from the coding sequence GTGTTCGATGATTTCGCGCGATACAACCGCCCCGGCCTGGCCCGGCTACTGCGCGCCTGTCACCTCGACATGATTTACCCGGGCGCCGAGGGGGATTGGTTGATTCGCGCTGACGGTTCCCGGATATTGGATCTGGTCGGCGGGTTCGGCGCAGCGCTGTTCGGGCACAACCATCCGGCACTGGTGCGGGTGGCGACAGCGCGGCTGAATCAGCAGTCGCCGTTCGTGTCTCAGGGCAGCGTCCGCCCCGGCGCGGCCCGGCTGGCCCGCCGACTGTCCGAGTCGGTCGGCACGGCCACCGATCGCGAGTACGTCGTGACCTTCGGTGCTACGGGTGCGGAAGCGGTGGAAGCGGCCATCAGGCACGCGGCGGTGGCGCATGCCCGTTCACTCACCGACCTCGAGACCGAGTTGCGTCGCACCCTGCGTCGCGCGCGCCGTGACGGGCTGCACGACGTGCGCCCGATCGTCGTCGCAGGGGCTGACGATGCCGCGGACGACCGCCGATCAGTGGCCCAGCTGCTCACCGACTCGCTGCACGAGATCGAGGAGATGCGCCGTCGCGGACCGATTTTCGTCTCGCTGGCGGGCGCATTCCATGGCAAGACGGCAGGCGCATTCGCCCTGACCGAGCAGGCTGACACGCCACCAGATCTGGTGGTGCCGGGCCCCGAACGACGCAGGCTGGACACGTGGTCGCCGCGCGAAGTGGCCGCGGCGTTCGCCGGCGAGCTGCGGCCGGTGTGCCGAATCGGCATCGACAGCGGGGGTCGCCCCGTGCGGTCCTGGATGTCGATCTCGCCGATCGCGGCGGTGTTCGCCGAACCGATCCAGGGCGAGGGCGGTGTCCGCGTGGTGCCGGCCGAGACGCTGCGTGCGCTGCGTGCGCTGGCCGACTTGCACACGGCTGCCTTGGTTTTCGACGAGATCCAGTCGGGGATGGGCCGCACCGGAACATTCCTGGCGTCGGCGCCCTCGGGTGTGGTTGCCGACTACTACCTGCTGTCCAAGTCGCTCGGTGGCGGATTGGTGAAGATCTCTGCGCTGCTCGTCGATCGCGCACAGTCGATCGGTGATTTCGGCAGGTATCACACGTCCACTTTCGCCGACGACGAGTTGTCGTGCGCGGTTGCCGATGCCGCCCTGGACCTGCTGCGCGACAACCAGATCCGGATATCCGACGCTGGAGCTCGATTGCGGGCCCGGCTGGATGCGGTGGCGAGTCGCTGGCCGCGCGCGGTCGCAGGAGTGCGCGGCCGCGGGCTGCTGCAGGGCATCGAATTCATCCCTCCGGAGCCGGAATCCGCACTGCTGCGCGAAATCTGCGATCCGGACATGTTCGGGTACATGGTCGCGGGCTACCTGCTGCACGCCCACGACATTCGAATGCTGCCGACCCTGTCCGCACCGACCACCCTGCGTATCCAGCCCTCGGCCTTCCTCGCCGAGTCCGAGATAACTCGGTTGGCGACGGCGCTGGACGAGGTGGCGGCACTGTTGCATCGCGGCGACCTGGCCCCCCTGCTCGCACACTTGTCGAGCCCGGTGACGACGAATTGGCCACTGCCCGAACGGGCATCGCCCTCGGTGAGGCGCACCCACGAGGTCGCGAGGGACTGGAACGCACCGACCAGGGTGGTGTTTCTTGCCAACTTACCCGAGGCCGCCGACCTGCGACGGTTCGCTCCCGAACTCGCCGAATGGTCGGACATCCAGTTCGCCGCATTGTTCGAACGCGTGCGCGGAGTGGCCGATCCGTTCGAACTGACCAGGCAGATAGTCACCTCGCCGACCGGCGCCCAGGTGGAGGTGTGCCTGATCGCGGTGCCGATCTCGGCCGAGCAGATCATCGAATGCCTGCGGGCCGGGCATCGGGCCTGGGTGCGCGATCTGGTGCTCGAAGCGGTGGAGCAGGCAATCGAGCTCGGCGCCACCGTGATCGGGCTCGGCGGTTACACCTCCATCGTCACCGATGCCTCCCGCGACGTGGTGGAGGACGCCGTCACGGTGACCTCGGGGAACTCGCTCACCGCAGCATCCGCCTACGAGGTGGTACGCGCGGAGCTCGCCCGGCTGGAGCCGGGTCGACGACGGGTCGGCATTCTGGGCGCGCTCGGCAATATCGGCGCGGTGATGGCCGAACTTCTTGCCCCACTGGCAGATTCGGTGACCCTGATCGGGCGCACCGGATCGGCGAAGCGACTCGACCGGGTCGCCGCAACGCTGGAGGGAACGGTCGAGGTCAGTGAGGACCTGGCCACGCTGCGCGACTGCCACATTGTTCTGACCGCCACCAACTCGGCCGTGCCTGTGGTCACCGCCGAGTCGCTGGCCGACGACCATCGAGTGCTGGTGGTCGATCTCGCGGTCCCCGGCGACGTGGATCCCGCGGTGTCCGATCGTCCGAACATCACCCTGGTCTCCGGCGGCCGTATGGCGCTGCCGCTCGGCCAGACACCTCCGTTTCCCGAAACCGGGCTGCCCGGCGGGGTCGTCTACGCGTGTATGGCCGAAACCATTCTGCTCGGCTTCGAGCCGCACACGGCGAGTCCCTCCTATGGTGGCCTGTCCGCGGCGGGCGTGCGCGCCGCCCGCGACCTCGCCGCCCGCCACGATGTGCGCCCGGTTCTGCTTCCGACAGGAGCCCCCACCGTGCCCCACCCCGCTTCCACCCCGTTACCGGGCCCGATGTACCTGGGCGCCGCCGATTTCACGGTCGAGAAGGCCGGCGGCAAGGCAGGCACACTGCATGAACTGATCGTCGCCGGATTCGAAGTGCCGCCGGGATTCGTCGTCACCGCCGATCTCGACCTCGCCGAGGTCGCCGACGAGGATCTCCAACGCTGGGTGCAGGCAGTCGGCGGATTCCCGGTCGCCGCGCGTTCCAGCGGCGTGCTCGAAGACCTCGACGATGCGAGCTTCGCCGGCCAGTACGAATCCTTCTTGGACATCACCGATGCGGCGACGCTGCGCGGGTATATCACGCAATGCCGTGAGTCGGTGCACAACGAACGCGTCAGTGCGTACTTGTCCCGGCACGGCTACCGCGAGGCCGGTGCGTCGGTGGCGGTGCTCGTGCAACGAATGATCGATGCCCGGTGTGCCGGTGTCGGTTTCAGCATCGACGCACTCACCGGTATCGAAGACCACGCGGTGGTCGAATGCTGCAACGGCCTCGGTGAACGCCTGGTCGCCGGGCACGTCACGCCGACGAGGTACACGCTGCGCCTGTTCGGCGGTGAGTTGGTAGCGCGCGACGCAGGCGGCGAAGACGTCGAATTGGCGTCGGCCGCCATCGCCGAACTCGCGGCGCTGATGCTTGCGGTGCAGGCGCATCGACATCGCCCGCAGGACATCGAATGGGCCATCGATGGCGCGGGAAAGCTGTGGCTGTTGCAAGCCCGGGCCATCACGGCCATCTCCTGGCGCACCGACATCGACCAGTTCTCCGACGCCGACCTGCGTGACGGTGGCGTCTCGGCGCGGGTCTGCACGCCGATGATGTTCTCCTTGTACGACAACGCATTCCAGTTCTCGATGCAACAGTTCTTCGAGCGCCTGAGGCTGGCGGACCCGAACGAAGAACCCGACTGGATGGCGATGTACTACGGCCGGGCCTACTGGAATGTCAGCGCGGTCAAGAAGTGCTTCCGGCGCATCCCTGGCTTCGACGAACAGCATTTCGACGACGACCTCGGTGTGCTCAACGAGTATGGGCCCGAGGGGCCAGTCCGCACCCCGAACAACCCGAAAACCATTGCCCGCGCACTGCCGGTCGCGCTTGCCGTACAGCAGAGCTACCGTGCGCAGCTCGACGAGGTCGCCGCATTCGCCGCCGAATGGCCCGCGAAGTACGCGGTATGGCGGGATCGGGTACGCGAATTGCCGCACACCGACGAGGCTACTTTCGTCGCGGACCTGGCCGATTGCCTGCTCACCTTCCATGCGGCCACCGAACGCACCTACTTCACCACCATCTACAACAACTCCAGCGTGCAGACCGATTTCAAACAACTCCTCGACAAGGTCGACGCCGCGTCCGGCGGCAGCACCTCGGTTATCGATCTGATGGGCGGGCTCGCCGATATCAGCCACATGCAGCTGCAACGTGGCATCGTCGAATTGCATCGGGTGGCCACCGATCACGGCCTCGACAGCGCCGAATGGACCACAGCACTCGACGCGTTCCTCGATGAGCAGGGGTTCCACGCCGACGCGGAACTCGACCTCACCAGCCCACGCTGGTCGGAGGCGCCCGAGCGGGTGCGATCGATGATCGCGACGATGCTCGAACACGGCACCCCGCCCGCGGATCCCGATGTGACGCTGGTGGATCAGCGCAGGCGCTACGAAGACGAGCTCGCGGCGGTGCGCACGCGAGTGCGCGCCAAGCCGATCACCCGACTCAAGCACGCCAAGGCGTTGGACAAGCAGGTCGACCGGATGCGCAGGTACCTCGTTGCGCGCGAACGGATGCGGGAGTTCTCCTCCCAGTGCTACGCGATCGTGCGCGCCTATGTCGTCGAGTCCGGGGTCCGGTTGGCGGCGGCCGCAACCATCGAGCAGGCAGACGACGTGTTCCAGCTGTCCATCCATGAGCTCACCGATCTCGCCGCCGGACGCATCGACGTCGCCACACTGGCACCGCAGATCGCTTACCGCCGTGCGGTGTACGCCGGATATCGTGATCTCTTGCCGCCGCACGAGCTCGGCGGCGGCGTCACCGTCGGCGCGATCCGTGAAATCGGTGACGGCGACCTGACCGGACTCGGTTGCAGCCCCGGTATCGCCGAGGGCACTGCGCGGGTGATCACGTCACTGGCCGACATCGACCAGCTGCGTGCGGGCGACATCTTGGTCACCCGGTTCACCGACCCGGGCTGGACCCCGGCGCTCGGCCTGGTCGCGGCGGTGGTGACCGAGGTCGGCGGGATGCTCTCGCACGCGGCGGTCATCGGGCGCGAGTACGGCATTCCCGCGGTGCTCAATGTCGCCGGGGCCACCTCGGTTGTTCGGTCGGGGCAACGGATTCGGGTGGACGGCCGCGCGGGTGTGGTCAGCGTGCTCGACCGCGAGGCCTCGACGGAGTCGGCCGCCGCCCCAGGGACCGGTTCGGCGGCGCATTCCACGACATCCACGGCGGCGCAGCCTGGGACAGCAACGGCGGCTCCGCGCGCGAGGGTGCCGGTCGATGAGCCGACGGCCGACGCGACGGAATTGCCGACCGCAGCCGTGGCGATCGTGCCGGATGCCGGGACAAGAGCGCCGAAAGACACCGCGCCACTGGCGCACCCGACTCGCAGTAGGGATGAGCAACTGAGCGCACGCAAACGCCTGATCTGCATCGCCGGTGGCGACGGCTCGGGCAAGACCACGCAGGTGGCACGAATCGCCGCGGAGTTCGAGGCACAGGGGCAGACCGTCGCTGCGGTGACGATCTGGGATGCGTTCCTGGATCCGAAGGTCTCCTCGAAGCTGCCGTGGCGCGGCCCCGCCGAAATCTACGGCTACCTGAAGTTGTTGTCGCCGCTGAGTCGCGCGCACTTTCTGTTCCACGCGATGCAGCTGTCGTTCGATCTGGCCGCCGAGCGCGGCGTGGACATCATGCTGGCGAATGCTTACTGGTACAAGTACTTTGCCACCGAGGTGGCGCACGGCGGTGACCCCGCGGTGCTGCGGCAACTTGCGGCGGGCTTCCCGGAGCCCGACCGCACCTTCTACCTGGCCGTCAGCCCGCAGGATGCACTGGGGCGCAAGCAGTTACGCAGTGACTATGAAAGCGGCTACGGCGACGAGGCAGCCTTCCTCACCTTCCAGCAACGCAGCCATGATGCCCTGGAGGCGCTGTCGGAGGAGTTCGACTGGGTGCGCCTGGACGGCACCGCTGCGCCCGCCGACATCACCGAGGCCGTGCTCGCACAGCTGCGGGAGGACGACCGATGA